In Theropithecus gelada isolate Dixy chromosome 13, Tgel_1.0, whole genome shotgun sequence, one DNA window encodes the following:
- the FOXI3 gene encoding forkhead box protein I3: protein MALYCGDNFGVYSQPGLPPPAATAAAPGAPPAARAPYGLADYAAPPAAAANPYLWLNGPGVGGPPSAAAAAAAAYLSAPPPPPPPPGAAAGPFLQPPPAAGTFGCAQRPFAQPAPAAPASPAAPAGPGELGWLSMASREDLMKMVRPPYSYSALIAMAIQSAPERKLTLSHIYQFVADSFPFYQRSKAGWQNSIRHNLSLNDCFKKVPRDEDDPGKGNYWTLDPNCEKMFDNGNFRRKRKRRSEASNGSTVAAGTSKSEEGLSSGLGSGVGGKPEEESPSTLLRPSHSPEPPEGTKSTASSPGGPMLTSTPCLNTFFSSLSSLSVSSSVSTQRALPGSRHLGIQGAQLPSSSMFSPTSISEASADTLQLSNSTSNSTGQRSSYYSPFPASTSGGQSSPFSSPFHNFSMVNSLIYPREGSEV, encoded by the exons ATGGCCCTCTACTGCGGCGACAACTTCGGAGTGTATTCGCAGCCCGGCCTGCCCCCgcccgccgccaccgccgccgccccGGGCGCCCCTCCGGCCGCCAGGGCGCCTTACGGGCTGGCCGACTACGCCGCGCCGCCGGCCGCCGCCGCCAACCCCTACCTGTGGCTCAACGGGCCCGGCGTGGGAGGCCCGCCCTCTgccgccgccgcagccgccgccgcgTACCTGAgcgccccgccgccgccgccgccgcccccagGGGCCGCGGCCGGGCCCTTCCTGCAGCCGCCACCCGCCGCCGGCACCTTCGGCTGCGCTCAGCGGCCCTTCGCGCAGCCCGCGCCCGCCGCGCCCGCCTCGCCCGCCGCGCCCGCGGGGCCCGGGGAACTGGGCTGGCTGTCCATGGCCAGCCGCGAGGACCTGATGAAGATGGTGCGGCCGCCCTACTCGTATTCGGCGCTTATCGCCATGGCCATTCAGAGCGCGCCCGAGCGCAAGCTCACGCTCAGCCACATTTACCAGTTCGTCGCCGACAGCTTCCCTTTCTACCAGCGCAGCAAGGCCGGCTGGCAGAACTCCATCCGCCACAACCTGTCGCTCAACGACTGCTTCAAGAAGGTGCCCCGCGACGAGGACGACCCAG GAAAGGGTAATTACTGGACTCTGGATCCgaactgtgagaaaatgtttGACAACGGGAACTTCCGTCGGAAGCGAAAGCGCCGCTCTGAGGCCAGCAATGGCTCCACAGTGGCTGCCGGGACATCAAAGTCCGAAGAAGGGCTCTCCTCAGGATTGGGGTCTGGAGTGGGTGGGAAGCCAGAAGAAGAGAGTCCCTCCACTCTGCTGAGGCCTTCCCACTCCCCAGAGCCTCCGGAGGGCACCAAGAGTACTGCCTCATCTCCTGGAGGACCCATGCTCACCTCCACCCCTTGTCTCAACACTTTCTTCAGCAGCCTCAGCTCCTTGAGTGTCAGCAGCAGTGTGAGTACCCAGCGGGCTCTCCCTGGCAGCCGCCACCTAGGGATCCAGGGGGCCCAGCTGCCCTCCAGTAGCATGTTCTCCCCGACCTCCATCTCAGAGGCCTCAGCAGACACCTTGCAACTGAGCAATAGCACCAGCAATAGCACCGGCCAGAGATCTTCCTATTATAGCCCTTTCCCTGCCAGCACCAGCGGGGGCCAAAGCAGCCCCTTCAGCAGCCCTTTCCACAACTTTAGCATGGTCAACAGCCTCATCTACCCCCGAGAGGGCTCTGAGGTGTAG